CAAGCCCGTTACATGCCCAGCGCAAGGATTAGAGACTGGAATCTGACACCGCGCATTATTTGCGGCCTGGGCATTTCTGCCTATCCGACCAAACCTGATGACAAAAGCGTGGTGCAAAAAAAGCCCACAGCTTTCACTGTGGGCTCAACGAAGACCGTCGAAGGGAGCGTTCTGTTAACCCGGCATGCAAGTGAAGTCCTTGCTGTGACCAACCTGTTTACCGCTCGAGTCTTCCAGCTTCACGCTGTACGCCTCGCCCAGGCTCGACTCCACAAGCTTGTAATGCTCGCCAGCCTTGAACTGATCGAACTTCAGACCGCTCTGGCAATTCATCTGATCGTCATCGCCGTAACCGTCGACGATCAGGTTCACATCCAGCGTATGCGCGCCGGGTTTGACTTCAAAATAACGGCCGTCATCAAGCCGCTTACCGTCCAGGTTTTCAGCCATGAGGACACCATCGGGCTCTTCCTGCAGGCCGATCCAGGCCTCGCTCGGGTCAGCTTTGGGCATCGAGCCTGCACAAGCGGAAAGTACAGCGACCAAACTCAACATTGGCACCAGCAGTAACGACTTGGCGTTCATGACGCAAACCTCAGTAGTGAAAAAGTCCCTGTTGCACAGGGTAGATTTCGACAGACCAAGGCTGCGCGTGCGGCAGATGAACAACAAATGAATGCCGCATGAAAGTTGGTTGTGTGCGGTGATGACTAATTGTTCATTTGGTTGATGGTGGGGTGTTAGGTGCGTGCGTGGTGTTGGGGGGTGTGGGGTTGGAGGTTGGCTTGGTAATCGCGCGGGCAGCAGATGGGTTGTGGGGTAGATGACCAGCAGTTCGCGTTTTAATTATCAAGCTTACGTTCGATTTCTTCGTCTGCCGCACTCAATATATTAGCTATAACATTAGCACTAACCTGCTAAATAACCGCATCAGCATCTTTCTCGTATTTTTTACCAATATAATGGTGTGTTTACGCTTTTCCACTTTCATTAAAATGGCTCAGCACGTACTCTCCACCATAAACTGGGCATGCCCATCTAACTACAATCTAGATTTTTGCAAACTCAGCCAACGACTGCATAAGCTTAGCGAAACCCATACTTTCTTCATTCGCTCTATTTCTGATAAATGTGTAAACATCTTTTCTGGGTGATAACACTTCTACAACCTGACCTCTCTAATTAGTAACCTCAATAAACCCATTCACTACCCCATTCAAATTTTCAACCTCAGAAATAAGCGTTGGAAACTTTATAAGCTAACCGTTCTTTCCTGCCCCACTACCTATTCTAGGGTTATCAAAATAAACTTTCAGTTTAGGGGATGCATCCCGCCTCCAACGAAAGACAGGAACCATGCGAGTCATCATTTCTTTAAATTCGGACTCAGTCTCCTCTCCCGAAAACTCACATTGATAGATAGGCATGCACAGAAACAACTTTCCACGTTTAGATTCCAGTTGTCCTTTCAGGCAAGCATGGTAGGTGCTAGGAACAGCGATAGCGTGCGTAAACCCATACTCATTATTCGCCAGCGTATAAATATCTGGCGTTGATGGTGAAAGCCATGGCGGCGCTTGATCTAGAATCTCCGCCGCAAACTTTCTATCATTAGCATCCTCCGACACAGTCAACACGTCTCGATCAAGAGCGGTTTTAAGGCTGTAGCTATAGGTCGCTTTTGGGAGTTTATGCTGAAAAAAATAATATCCCACGGGCCCCTCATCAACTACAGAAAAGCTCTCCCTCAAATCTTGCCTTGTGAACATTTTACATTTCTTCTCAGTCATAATTAGGGCGAACGTCGACGACACATAAAACCATCAGTAGCGCACACAGAGCCCAGGTCTAGAACAACTGCTATAAAGAATATCACTCCATGCAGCACAGAGCATTACAATGTAAAATCTCGATCATCGACTGCGGACTTCTGATCGCTTTTCTTGAACCGTACAGTAGGGAAAAACGTTAGCCCGTAACCACGATACTTTAAAGGTGATTGCAACCCCACATAACCCGAAACTGTAACGCTATACAATCCACTTGCAACTTCCAAGTAGTCACTATTTGGTAGCCGCCCCTGATAATTAGCTTTGTAGTTTTTAAAGAAATCTGAATCCCAGTCCGTTAACGCATTCAGATCAGCAACAACAACGATACCAGAACTCACTTCGAGTGAGATTCCGGGATAATCAAATTTTAAACCAACTCGATTTTTTTCGCCAAGTGCTTCGCCGTCAATAAGTACTGAGTACTCGTCCTCTGGTATCTGATAGACAGGAATTAGGATTCCTTCATCAATTGCTGCACGACCTAAAACCTCATCTTCTAAAAAAGCATTAAAAACATTTGACCCGATCACATCATTTTCGACAAGGAAACCATCAAGTACCAGCGGATCAAATATGATGATTCCCGGTGAATACAGCTCGATACTTGCGTGCTTTTTATCCATTACGTCCTCCCGCTGACTTAATATTAGAGCCTTTCCCAAGCGATTTATTCAGGGTTTTGGTCAGCTCCCCTGCCGGGTCATATTCGTGGCGCCGATGAATCGGGTTGTACGCGTGTTCCACCAGCAGTTCCGGGGTGATGCCGGGATTGTGGAGTCGGGAAAGCTTTTTCGCAGGCAGCGACGATGCAAACTGCCAGCTCTTGCGGCCCATGGCGTCGTAGCCGAAACAGCTTGTCAACTTACCTTGTGTGCGCAGGACTTCGCGGTGCAGATCGTCGCGTTCCATGTCGCTGATCAACTGGCCGTCGAGGTTCAGTTGGTGCAAGTGGCCGCTGCCGTAGTACAGATGATTGAGGTGTTGGCCTGTCGGCAACGTCAGCGTCGTGAGGTTGCTCAGCGGATCGTATTCGTAGGCTAACGCGCCTTGGGGTGTGGTCTCTTTGGTCAGGCGGCCTAGTAGGTCGTAGGCGAAATCCAGTTTTTCTTCGGAGACGCCCAGTTTCTTACCGGTGGCGGTAGGAAGTCGCTCAATGGAGAGCAGGCGGTCGCCATCGTCATAGGCGTAATCCTGACGAGCGTCGCTGTTGACCTTCGCCACCAGGCGACCAATCTGATCTCGCTCAAATTCAGTCGTGCGTTGTGGCCGTTCAGCCCGCTCGCCGTAGCCGGTTTCTTCAACCTGAGTCAGATACCCGCCGACAGTGTAGGCGAAGCGTCGGGTCAGGTTGTCAATGCGCTGCTCTTCGATCAAACGATCCGAGGCGTCGTAGGCAAAGCGGTAAGCCGCGTTGTTTTCGTTGACCAGTGCGGTTAGGCGAATGGCTTTGTCGTACTCGTAGCTGATGCGCTGGCCCTTGGCGTCCTGGCGGCTGGCAGGCAGTCCGCGTGCAGTTCGCAGCAGACGCGTGGTCTGGCCTTTGCCGTCGGTGTGCGTCAGGACTTGCCCAAGGGCGTTGTAGGTAAACGACTCGCCAGTGCCGTCCGGGTGCTCGATGCGCAGCACTTCGCCGTCGGGCTTGCGTTCAAGGGTTGTTGTCTGATTCACAGCATCGGTCACGGCAACCAGGTGCTGGCGCTGGTCGTAACGGTAATAGGTACTTTTGCCCGAGCAGTCCTGAAAACGCTCGACCTGCGCCAGGGTGTTCCACCACAGGTATTTGGATTTGCGCGTGGCGTCGATGATGGTGTGAGGCAGGCCATCGTCGCTGTTGAGGTATTCAGTGGTGTAACCGAGGGCGTCGGTTTCTGCGATCAGGTTGCCTTTGTCGTCGTAGCGGGCTTTCCAGACGCTGCCGTCGGGGTAAGTGGCTTCGGTGACCAGCGTCGTACCGAAGTGGTGTTTGTAGCGGATCTTACGGCCCAGCGGATCGGTCTCTTCGATCAGGCGGGAGAAGTCGTCGTACTTGAACGCCAGCTGATTGCCATCGGGTAGCGTGATGCCAATCAGGTTACCGGCTTCGTCCAGGTGCATGGCGTAGCGTTCACCGCCATAATCGCGGCTGGCGATGACAAGGCGGTCCTCGTTGTAACGCACCTCCAGCTCACGGCCCAGCACATCGACCGCCCAGGACGTGCGCTGCGCGAAGTCGTAGCGGAAATGAAAGTGCTCGCCGTCACTGGTCCAGTGTTCGACCACGCGAGGCTGACCGTCGATGGTTTCCCAGCGGTAGTTGCAGCTCAGGCCCAGAGCATTGCTGTGGCTGATCATCACGCCGTCGGTGTAGCTGAACCGACGCATCGAATCGCCATTGCGGTTGATCACTTCACTCAGCTGGCCGTCGTCGCTGTAACGATACTGGACGAGGGTTTCAACGGCTTCATTGCCCACTACCCGCTTGACGTCGGTCAAGCGGCCAAGCGGATTGTCGTAGTGCAGGTGCACGCGCACGCCACCGGGGGCGCTGATGTCGGTAAGCGTACCGTCGGCCGTTCGGGTGAAATGCAGGTAGTGTCCGAGAGCATTTTCGATGCGTTGCAGCGGGACTTCGATCTATCGTCTAGGGTCTTCAGGCACTTTTCTGACTAAGGCTCTCCTATCTCTAGGTCAGCGCACCTTGCGGTATGGTCTCTTTGATCAGCCGGCCAAGAAAGTCGTAGTAAAATTCCAGATTATCTTTGCCAATGCCGAGCTTTTAACCAATGGCGGTCGGCAACCGCTCGATCTACAGCAAGCGGTTGCAGTCGTTTTAAGCTTAAGTGCAATATTAATGCACATCTGGCTAAGCACGAAAATTATTACGCACTTAGTAGTTCCTTATATTTAATCCTAGGCCTCGCTCCCGCCCATACTTCAATAAAAATCATCGCTCTCTAAATAGTAATTGATAGCATGAATATAGTCGTCAATAATAGATCCTTCTTTTTTTCCTCTCTGCAAATCAATAACGCTTTGGAAGATTTCGACGTCAAAGAAATACCGAGCATCGTTCTGCGTTGCTAGTACAGGATTACCTTCCTCATCCAGATCCTCTAGCTCATCATCCCCGATCAAAAGCAAGATCTCTACATGCGCTGGGTCCGCGCGCCACTTTTCCCGATCAACATAAAGGGTTCCGAACTTGTCAAGTTTTTCAGTATCTACGATCAAAGTTGCCAGGTTTTTATAAACTATCATATGTCCGTTCTCCTTCGATTATCTGCAAGCACTACCGCCACCCCACCGCTTACGCCCACCCTCTCCCTTGGAGTGATAGTCAAGGTGACGAGATTTATGGTCTTTCATGTCTACCAGCTGCAATAAACCTCCAACTTGGCCGTGATGGTGCCACGTCGTGCCAGGGAAAGCCTTTCCTCTGAACGTACCTCGAGTTGTCGGCGCAACATGCTTCTCGATCCCTGGGTATCTACCCTCGAGATTCGCTCTCAAAGCAGGATCGTTTTTCATCGCATAATGCAGTTGGCGATTTGATTCGCCAAAATGCACTGGGTCCGGGAGTCTATACATTTCTCGCGACGGTAACTTGGCCTCGAAAAACACATCGTATACTCCTGGGTTCGAGCTTGCTAAACCCAAAGCATCAATCCACCCAATGGGGTTTAACCCATACGCATAAAGATTATCTCCTCCCAACAACCCAATCGGGTCCTGCGTTATAAACCGCCCCACCTCCGGATCGTAATACCTGAACGTGTTGTAGTGCAGCCCAGTCTCACCATCGAAATACTGACCCTGAAACCTTAAATTCTGCTCAACCTCGTTTACCGCCAAGGTTTCAATGGAGCCCCACGCCTTGTACGTCGCCTGCCAGACGATCTGTCCGTCGGCGTCAGTCATTTCCAGCGGCGTGCCGATCTGATCGGTGTGGAAGTAGTAAAGCTTCTGATCCTGGCCTTCACTTTGATCAAAGCGAGCCAGCAGCGCGTAACTTCTAAGTTCGTAGATATACAGGCTGTCTGTTGTCGCCTTATATGTACTGGACCAAGGTTTCCACGGCACGGTCATCGACCACGCGTTGGCATCACAATGTAACATTCGCCCGAGCCCACAACAGCGTTCCCGATCACCGCCGATGGCACGGCATAGTAACGATGGCGATGAGGTAGTGCAGCGAGAGATGGCCCCAGCGGAAGAGGCACGAAGGCTTGACCCACATAGACTTGCTACTTTTAGACGTTAGCTAGATATAGCTTGTGCGAGATGCGGAGTTGAGGCGGATTCATAGTTGTTCTGCCAACATGTTTGGGATGCTGAGCACGCTTTAAAGAGCAGTCTCAAGGTTGATGTGAGTATGGAGATGAGCCTGCATCTTGTCTCCATACTAGTATTCCATCGCGATTTCACCCACCATAAAACTCAAAATTATAAAGCGCCGAGCCGATGGACACTTGAAAATACGTGCCAACTGACGAGAATCATTTCAAATCCAGAAAATCGTCATTCTCCATATAATAATTCAAGGCTTTAATGATCTCATCAGATGATGCATGTTGCCTTTGATGAAGTACGTTGAGCATGACATCCTTGAATTGCTCACCATAATAAAGCAAATGAAGATGATGTTTATTTATGAATTCGCTATATTGATCTTCATCGTTAATAACCTCTGGATAGTCGTCAAGATAGCAAATGATTTCAGTTTTTATTTGATCTACTTCTTCAGAAGCGTAGAGGCATAAATCATCATCAAAGTCATACCCAGAACGTATCGCCTCGATTATTTCATTAATCGAAATAGGCTCTTTTACTTTTAACGTGTCCATCAGCAGCTTCCTTTGAGTGATTTTCCGGTTTTTCCGTTCAGCTTGCCTTTTCTTCCTGGCTCACCTCCTCCCCACGTGTCCCGACCGCCTTTGCCTGTGGGGTGGTAGATCCCATGCTTCGACCCATGATCTGCCCTGTCTACGAGTTTCAAAACGCCAACATCTTCATGGTGGTGCCAAGTCAAGCCTGAAGGGCTCTTAGCCATCTTGGGGCTTTTCATCCAACTTTCCAATTGAGGATATCGACCCAACATGTCCCGCCGAAATGCTGAGTCAGTATTCATGTTTTTTATGAAGCTTTGATTGGCACGATTGAACTGAACAGAGTCACTTGAATACCGTAGATCGGAGGGCACTTTAAAGCTATCAAAAGAATGATATACATTTTGGGGTCGGACGCCCATCCAACCGACCGGATCTAGCCACGATTGAGGGTTAGGTGCATATTGATAAAGATTATCCCCACCCAAAAGCCCAATCGGATCCTGCGTTATAAACCGCCCGACCTCCGGGTCGTAATACCTGAATGTGTTGTAGTGCAGCCCGGTCTCATCGTCGAAATACTGACCCTGAAACCTTAAATTCTGCTCAACCTCGTTCAAAGCCAGCGTTTCAATGGAGCCCCACCCCTTGTACGTCGCCTGCCAGACGATTTCGCCGTCCGCGTCAGTCATTTCCAGCGGCGTGCCGATCTGATCGGTGTGGAAATAGTAAAGCTTCTGATCTTCGCCTTCGCTTTGATCGACCCGGGCAAGCGGCGCGTAGCTGCCTGGTTCGTAAATGTAGAGGCTGCTCTGTCCCGGCTGTTCTTCGCGCAGCATCCTCAGGCCCTGCCAGAGGAAGTTTTTCTGTTCGGTGTTGCCGTCTTTTTCTGCTGTCTTGCCGACCCGTCTTCCGAGGCTGTCGTAGCGATACGTACCGGCACTTTCGAGCTTGCTATTAACCAGCGTTTCAGCTTTGACGAGGCGATTTTCACAGTCGTAAACAAAAGTCTGCAGCTTGCCCAGCCCTACCCGCTTTTCAACCAGGTTGCCCCAGGCGTCGTAGGCATATTCCTGATCTCGCCAATGCTTAATGCGGTTGTCTTTGACGTGATCGAACTGACTGGTGTTGAAATTCAGCCGGTTGGCAGCCGCGTCATAACGAAACTCTTCGCTGTCGACCAATTGCCCGGTGTCACGGCTGTGGAGTTGGCCGTTGGCCTCGTACTCGTATTTGATTTCGCCGCGCAGTTTGTCGAGGGTTTTGGTCAACTCCCCGGCCGGGTCGTATTCGTGACGGCGATGGATCGGGTTGTAGGCGTGTTCCACCAGCAGTTCCGGGGTGATGCCGGGATTGTGGATTCGGGAAAGCTTTTCCGAAGGCAACGTCGATGCAAACTGCCAGCTCTTGCGGCCCATGGCGTCGTAGCCGAAACAGCTGGTGAGCTTGCCTTGGGTACGTAGCACTTCGCGGTGTAGATCGTCGCGTTCCATGTCGCTGATCAACTGACCGTCGAGGTTCAGTTGGTGCAGGTGGCCGCTGCCGTAGTACAGGTGATTCAGGTGCTGGCCTGTCGGCAACGTCAGCGTGGTGAGGTTGCTCAGCGGATCGTATTCGTAGGCCAAAGCGCCTTGGGGCGTGGTCTCTTTGGTCAGGCGGCCCAGCAGGTCGTAGGCAAAATCCAGTTTTTCTTCGGAGACGCCCAATTTCTTACCGGTGGCGGTAGGAAGTCGCTCAATGGAGAGCAGACGGTCGCCATCGTCGTAGGCGTAATCCTGCCGGGCGTCATCGTTGAGTTTGGCGAGCAGACGGCCAATCTGATCGCGCTCGAACTCCGTCGTGCGTTGTGGCCGTTCAGCACGCTCGCCGTAGCCGGTTTCTTCAACCTGAGTCAGATACCCGCCGAGGTTGTAAGCGAAGCGTCGGGTCAGGTTGTCGATGCGCTGCTCTTCGATCAAACGATCCGAGGCGTCGTAGGCAAAGCGGTAAGCAGCGTTGTTTTCGTTGACCAGCGCCGTCAGGCGAATGGCCTTGTCGTACTCGTAACTGATGCGCTGGCCCTTGGCGTCCTGTCGGCTGGCAGGCAGTCCGCGTGCAGTACGCAGCAGACGCGTGGTCTGGCCTTTGCCGTCTGTGTGCGTCAGGACTTGCCCAAGGCCGTTGTAGGTAAACGACTCAGCGGTGCCGTCAGGGTGGTCGATGCGCAGCACTTCGCCGTCGGGTTTGCGCTCAAGGGTTGTTGTCTGATTCAGGGCATCGGTGACGGCAACCAGGTGCTGGCGCTGGTCGTAACGGTAATAGGTACTTTTGCCCGAGCAGTCCTGAAAACGCTCGACCTGCGCCAGGCTGTTCCACCACAGGTATTTGGATTTGCGCGTGGCGTCGATGATGGTGTGCGGCAGGCCATCGTCGCTGTTGAGGTATTCAGTGGTGTAACCGAGGGCGTCGGTTTCGGTGATCAGGTTGCCTTTGTCGTCGTAGCGGGCTTTCCAGACGCTGCCGTCGGGGTAACTGACCTGCGTCACCAAGGTGGTCAAGTGGTGATACTTATAGGTGATCTTTCGACCAAGCGGATCGGTCTCTTCGACGAGGCGTGCGTAGTCGTCGTATTTGAGCTCGATAGTATTGCCATCGGGCAGCGTGAGACCGGTCATGTTGCCGATTTCGTCGATGTCGATAACGTAGCGTTCGCCACCGAAGTCACGACTCGCGATCACGCGATGATCAGCGTTGTAGTGAATTTCCAGTTCACGCCCGAGCACGTCGGTGGCCCAGGTGACGCGGGCCTTCACGTCATAGCGAAAATGAAAGTGCTCGCCGTCACTGGTCCAGTGCTCGACCACGCGAGGTGTGCCGGCAATGGTTTCCCAGCGATAGTTGCAGCTCAGCCCCAGCGCGTTGCTGTGGCTGATCATCACGCCTTCGGCATAGCTGAACCGGCGCATCGAATCGCCGTTTCGGTTGATGACTTCGGCGAGCTGACCGTTGTCGTCGTAGCGATACTGGACGAGGGTTTCAACGGCTTCGTTGTCGACGACGCGTTTGACGTCGGTCAGGCGCCCCAAAGGGTTGTCGTAGTGCAAATGCACCCGCACGCCGCCCGTTGCGCTGATATCTGTGAGGGTGCCCTCAGTGGTCCGGGTGAAATGCAGGTAGTGCCCGAGAGCGTTTTCCAAACGCTGCAACGGCACCGAGGTGTTGTCGTCCGGCACTTCGCCGAAGTAGAAAAACACGTTGTCCAGAGTTTGCAGCAGGTAGTGCCCGCCCTGGGTGCGGACCAGATAAATCTGCTCGTAGGGGTTGTAGATGCGCTCGCCGGGTTCAACATCGACAAAGGGCACGCTGCGGCCCTGGTTGTCGGTGAGGTACACAAAGCTGCCACTGCGGCGAAGGCTCTGCTCCCAGGGCAAGACCCAGCCTTGGCCCAGTACGCTGTCGACGGTCAGGTCGCTGGCGTAGAAGCGGGACCATTCAATCGTCATCAGGCCGGGCAGTACGAAGTCGGTTTCACCTGAGTCCAGCAGCAGTTTGCGGCCTGTTGTGAGGTCGACGGGGTTGCCGATAAAACCGCCCAAGACTTTCCCTACTGCCGGGCCAATGATGTAGGTGCCCGAGAGTTAGCTGGCGGCAACGGTAGCGCCGAAGCGCAGCGCGCACGGCCCCGCAGCCTTCAACCCTTGCGTCAGACCCAGCTTGGCGACTGATACCAACGCTTTACCCATCGACGCCACGATCATCAGCACGTCGACCACGACGCGAAGCCAACCCGGAATTTCGTCGTCGATGTGGAGGTATTGAACCGTGCCGCCCCCGATAAACACATCGTCCGAGCCGCCTGAAATCCGTGCACCACAGGTCAGCCTGTCATCCTTGCGCGCAGCCGCCACGCTGTTGATGAAGACGTTGGAGGAACCCTCGGCGACCTGAACCGGCGCCGGGTGTTTTTCGCACCGGCCCAGGCTGAGCTCCACATGCGCGGCGTCGCGGCTGTTTACGAACACATCGGTAGAGCAGCCGGGAAGCTGAATCTCCCCTGCCGGCGAGCTGAACATCTTGCCGAAATACTCCCCCAAAGCCGGCAGCGCACTTGCGAGAAGCCCCAATGCGATGGGCATGAGGAAAGCAGCGGTCCCTCCCGAGCACACAAGGGTGGCGGCATAAGCGGCAATCGCCAAACCGACGACTGCGCCTACCAAAAACCCGGCCAGTGCGCCGGTGTGTTCAATTTCGTCGTTCCATCGAGCGGCTTCGAACATGGTTATTCCTGCTCGGCAGTTTCAGCAGGTGAATCCTGGGTATGCCGGGGTTGGAAGCTGGCGAGCAGTTGCACCCAGCTTTCGGTCTGCGCGGCGCCCCTCCAAAGAATTGCTGAATTAGCTGGTTTACTTACGGCGAAGACGCCCTTCGGAGAAGACTGAGAACTATCAATCGAAGCGTTAGGTTTAGGCCTAAGCGCCGCGTCTAACCGAAATTGCTAGAGAAGTTATCTAAACTTGTTAAAGAGCGGTGATGCATTAGGATTCGCCAATCCCACGACCTGCATTGCAGCTTGGTAGTGATTCCCTAGAACTGTGGTTCTTCTTCAAGCTCTGTGATGAATTGATCAAACGATTTAGCGACCATTCTTTGAGCGGCAATTTGATTCGCAGCCATGCTTACCTCCTCACGAAACGTATCCACAGCATAAAAAACAACGGAACCATTGAGCATATCCAGACAGAAGAAGTTACCACCATCATCGACAGCGAACGGTAGAAGCGTATGTGGGATTACCTGCCGTTCACACATCAGCTTGTAGCACCCCTCAATAAATCCAGTATCGCTTGCGTTCTCCGCCCCATCAAAACAAATAGGCTTGAAGTCTGATATCTGCATCGGCTCGTATCCGTCCTCTGTAACAACCCAACTCCTGTTGGGAATGCCTCCATTAAACTTTAGGTACAGTTCAATAAATGAAGCCGGCAGTTTGAATCCAACAG
The DNA window shown above is from Pseudomonas sp. BSw22131 and carries:
- a CDS encoding HNH endonuclease; amino-acid sequence: MAKSPSGLTWHHHEDVGVLKLVDRADHGSKHGIYHPTGKGGRDTWGGGEPGRKGKLNGKTGKSLKGSC
- a CDS encoding DUF7716 domain-containing protein yields the protein MIVYKNLATLIVDTEKLDKFGTLYVDREKWRADPAHVEILLLIGDDELEDLDEEGNPVLATQNDARYFFDVEIFQSVIDLQRGKKEGSIIDDYIHAINYYLESDDFY
- a CDS encoding DUF7716 domain-containing protein, whose protein sequence is MDTLKVKEPISINEIIEAIRSGYDFDDDLCLYASEEVDQIKTEIICYLDDYPEVINDEDQYSEFINKHHLHLLYYGEQFKDVMLNVLHQRQHASSDEIIKALNYYMENDDFLDLK
- a CDS encoding SMI1/KNR4 family protein; its protein translation is MQVFVLMQPEKEIEPSSIATLEKAVGFKLPASFIELYLKFNGGIPNRSWVVTEDGYEPMQISDFKPICFDGAENASDTGFIEGCYKLMCERQVIPHTLLPFAVDDGGNFFCLDMLNGSVVFYAVDTFREEVSMAANQIAAQRMVAKSFDQFITELEEEPQF
- a CDS encoding PA0061/PA0062 family lipoprotein, whose product is MNAKSLLLVPMLSLVAVLSACAGSMPKADPSEAWIGLQEEPDGVLMAENLDGKRLDDGRYFEVKPGAHTLDVNLIVDGYGDDDQMNCQSGLKFDQFKAGEHYKLVESSLGEAYSVKLEDSSGKQVGHSKDFTCMPG